A single region of the Cronobacter condimenti 1330 genome encodes:
- the rsxC gene encoding electron transport complex subunit RsxC, which translates to MLKLFSAFRKEKVWDFNGGIHPPEMKTQSNGTPLRQLPLPGRFIIPLKQHIGNEGEICVAPGDKVLRGQPLTLGSGRMLPVHAPTSGTVTAIMPHPTAHPSALPELSVIIDADGEDRWIAREGWSDYQCRSREALIERIHQFGVAGLGGAGFPTGTKLQGGGDKIETLIINAAECEPYITADDRLMQDCAAQIMDGVRILAHILQPREVLIGIEDNKPQAISMMRAVLHGEHKIRLRVIPTKYPSGGAKQLTQILTGKQVPHGGRSSDIGVLMQNVGTAFAVKRAIIDGEPLTERVVTLTGEAVGRPGNVWARIGTPVRHLLEHAGFIPTSEQLVIMGGPLMGFTLPGLDVPVVKITNCLLAPSATEMGTPQEEQHCIRCSACADACPADLLPQQLYWFSVGQQHDKATAHNLADCIECGACAYVCPSNIPLVQYFRQEKAEIRAIAEEEKRAAEAKARFEARQARLEREKAARLERHKKSAVQPSGQDQDAIQAALARAREKKTDDKPIMVTAGEKPDNSAAIAAREARKAEARARQAEKVQQEMAANSSVPAMEATEPVAETDPRKAAVEAAIARAKARKAAQTTESAPVDATPAEPVDPRKAAVEAAIARAKARKAAQNTESAPVDATPAEPVDPRKAAVEAAIARAKARKAAQNTESAPVDATPAEPVDPRKAAVEAAIARAKARKAAQTTESAPVDATPAEPVDPRKAAVEAAIARAKARKAAQANERARAANEEDDDDAQDPRKAAVAAAIARVQARKAAEKVVNED; encoded by the coding sequence ATGCTTAAGTTATTTTCTGCGTTCCGAAAAGAGAAAGTCTGGGATTTCAACGGCGGCATCCATCCGCCAGAGATGAAAACCCAGTCTAACGGCACCCCGCTGCGCCAGTTGCCGCTGCCGGGGCGTTTTATCATTCCGCTAAAACAACATATCGGTAATGAAGGCGAGATTTGCGTAGCGCCAGGCGATAAAGTCCTGCGCGGCCAGCCGCTGACCCTTGGCAGCGGACGAATGTTGCCCGTGCATGCACCAACGTCCGGCACGGTGACGGCCATCATGCCGCACCCTACCGCTCACCCTTCCGCCCTGCCGGAGCTTTCAGTGATTATCGACGCCGATGGCGAAGACCGCTGGATTGCCCGTGAAGGCTGGAGCGATTATCAATGCCGCAGCCGCGAGGCGCTGATTGAGCGTATCCACCAGTTTGGCGTGGCGGGCCTCGGCGGCGCCGGGTTCCCGACCGGCACCAAACTCCAGGGCGGCGGCGATAAAATCGAGACGCTTATCATCAACGCGGCGGAGTGCGAGCCCTACATTACCGCCGATGACCGTCTGATGCAGGATTGTGCTGCGCAGATCATGGACGGTGTGCGCATCCTCGCGCATATCCTTCAGCCGCGTGAAGTGCTTATTGGTATTGAAGACAATAAACCGCAGGCGATCTCCATGATGCGCGCGGTCCTGCATGGCGAGCATAAAATTCGCCTGCGCGTTATCCCGACCAAATATCCGTCGGGCGGTGCAAAGCAGCTCACCCAGATCCTGACCGGTAAACAGGTGCCGCACGGCGGCCGCTCTTCTGATATCGGCGTGCTGATGCAAAACGTCGGTACCGCCTTTGCCGTCAAGCGCGCCATTATCGACGGTGAGCCGCTCACCGAACGCGTCGTCACACTCACCGGCGAGGCCGTGGGCCGTCCGGGTAACGTCTGGGCGCGTATTGGTACGCCGGTGCGTCACCTGCTGGAGCATGCCGGATTTATTCCCACCAGCGAACAACTGGTGATTATGGGCGGCCCGCTGATGGGCTTTACCCTGCCGGGCCTTGATGTGCCGGTCGTAAAAATTACTAACTGCCTGCTGGCCCCGTCAGCGACCGAGATGGGCACACCGCAGGAAGAGCAGCACTGCATCCGTTGCAGCGCCTGCGCTGATGCCTGCCCGGCGGATCTCCTTCCGCAACAGCTTTACTGGTTCAGTGTCGGCCAACAGCATGACAAAGCCACTGCGCATAATCTGGCGGACTGCATTGAGTGCGGGGCGTGCGCCTATGTCTGCCCAAGCAATATCCCTCTCGTGCAATATTTCCGTCAGGAAAAAGCGGAGATCCGTGCTATTGCGGAAGAAGAAAAACGCGCGGCAGAAGCAAAAGCCCGCTTTGAAGCACGCCAGGCGCGTCTGGAACGTGAGAAAGCCGCGCGGCTGGAACGCCATAAAAAATCGGCAGTTCAGCCTTCCGGCCAGGATCAGGACGCTATCCAGGCCGCGCTCGCCCGGGCACGCGAGAAAAAAACCGACGATAAACCGATTATGGTGACCGCAGGCGAGAAACCGGATAACAGCGCTGCGATCGCCGCCCGTGAAGCGCGCAAAGCCGAAGCCCGCGCGCGACAGGCAGAAAAAGTGCAGCAGGAGATGGCCGCTAACAGCTCGGTGCCAGCGATGGAAGCCACTGAACCGGTAGCCGAAACCGATCCGCGCAAAGCGGCCGTTGAAGCCGCCATCGCCCGCGCCAAAGCCCGTAAAGCCGCGCAGACCACAGAAAGCGCGCCGGTGGACGCTACGCCTGCCGAACCGGTTGACCCGCGCAAAGCGGCCGTTGAAGCCGCCATCGCCCGCGCCAAAGCGCGTAAAGCCGCGCAGAACACGGAAAGCGCGCCGGTGGACGCTACGCCTGCCGAACCGGTTGACCCGCGCAAAGCGGCCGTTGAAGCCGCTATCGCCCGCGCCAAAGCCCGTAAAGCGGCGCAGAACACGGAAAGCGCGCCGGTGGACGCTACGCCTGCCGAACCGGTTGACCCGCGCAAAGCGGCCGTTGAAGCCGCTATCGCCCGCGCCAAAGCCCGTAAAGCGGCGCAGACCACAGAAAGCGCGCCGGTGGACGCTACGCCTGCCGAACCGGTCGACCCGCGCAAAGCGGCCGTTGAAGCCGCTATCGCCCGTGCCAAAGCGCGTAAAGCCGCGCAGGCGAACGAACGTGCCCGGGCGGCGAATGAAGAAGATGATGACGACGCACAGGACCCGCGCAAAGCCGCTGTCGCCGCTGCGATAGCCCGCGTGCAGGCGCGTAAAGCAGCCGAAAAGGTTGTTAACGAGGATTAA
- the rsxB gene encoding electron transport complex subunit RsxB, with the protein MEMIVVAVIALTLLALLFGMLLGYASRRFAAEEDPVVDQVDELLPQSQCGQCGYPGCRPYAEAVANNGEQINRCVPGGEPVMQKIATLLNVEPQPLDGGAEAAQPVRMLAVIDEPSCIGCTKCIQACPVDAIVGATRAMHTVVSDLCTGCNLCVDPCPTQCIELRPAATTTENWKWDLNTIPVRNIPVEHHA; encoded by the coding sequence ATGGAAATGATTGTTGTCGCGGTTATCGCGCTGACGCTTCTGGCCCTGCTCTTCGGCATGTTGCTGGGCTACGCCTCGCGCCGCTTCGCCGCAGAAGAAGATCCGGTGGTCGACCAGGTCGACGAGCTGCTGCCTCAGAGCCAGTGCGGCCAGTGCGGCTATCCAGGATGCCGTCCGTACGCTGAAGCCGTTGCCAACAATGGCGAACAGATTAACCGTTGCGTCCCTGGCGGCGAGCCGGTGATGCAGAAAATCGCCACGCTGCTTAACGTCGAACCGCAGCCGCTTGACGGCGGCGCTGAAGCCGCACAACCCGTGCGCATGCTGGCAGTTATCGACGAGCCGAGCTGTATTGGCTGCACTAAATGTATTCAGGCCTGCCCGGTGGATGCGATTGTCGGTGCCACTCGCGCCATGCACACCGTCGTAAGCGACCTCTGCACCGGCTGCAACCTATGCGTGGATCCGTGCCCCACGCAGTGCATTGAACTGCGTCCGGCCGCCACCACAACGGAAAACTGGAAGTGGGATCTCAACACGATCCCGGTGCGTAACATTCCTGTGGAACACCATGCTTAA
- the rsxA gene encoding electron transport complex subunit RsxA, which yields MTDYLLLFVGTVLVNNFVLVKFLGLCPFMGVSKKLESAIGMGMATTFVMTLATIFSWIIDHWILVPLELVYLRTMAFILVIAVVVQFTEMVVRKTSPALYRLLGIYLPLITTNCAVLGVALLSINFNHTFMQSALYGFSAAVGFSLVMVLFAAIRERLVVADVPLPFRGNAIALVTAGLMSLAFMGFSGLVKF from the coding sequence ATGACTGATTATTTGCTGTTGTTTGTTGGAACGGTGCTGGTCAATAACTTCGTGCTCGTGAAGTTTCTCGGCCTGTGTCCGTTTATGGGTGTTTCCAAAAAACTCGAATCGGCGATCGGCATGGGAATGGCGACCACGTTCGTGATGACGCTCGCGACCATTTTTTCCTGGATTATCGATCACTGGATCCTGGTGCCGCTGGAGCTCGTCTACCTGCGTACGATGGCATTTATTCTGGTTATCGCCGTCGTGGTGCAGTTCACCGAAATGGTCGTACGTAAAACCAGCCCGGCGCTCTATCGTCTGCTTGGCATCTATCTGCCGCTGATTACCACCAACTGCGCGGTGCTGGGCGTCGCGCTGTTGAGCATTAATTTCAATCACACCTTTATGCAGTCCGCGCTGTACGGTTTTTCCGCCGCGGTCGGTTTTTCGCTGGTCATGGTGCTGTTTGCCGCCATTCGTGAACGTCTGGTGGTCGCCGACGTGCCGCTGCCGTTTCGCGGCAACGCCATTGCGCTGGTGACAGCAGGTCTGATGTCGCTGGCCTTCATGGGTTTTAGTGGTCTGGTGAAGTTCTGA
- a CDS encoding DUF2569 domain-containing protein — protein sequence MTDASPMRIGGWLLAPLAWLLMSLLSTTLAVALYIMGLASPQLHQTLSAQGTSALIWWYASMLCAMAMWGYTLWLTIAFFKRRQGVPRHYIIWLLLTVLLAIKSFAFSPVSDALAVRQLLFPLLAAALLVPYFKRSVRVKQTFVRAK from the coding sequence ATGACCGACGCATCCCCGATGCGCATCGGAGGCTGGTTGCTTGCCCCTCTCGCCTGGTTATTGATGTCGTTACTCAGCACCACGCTCGCCGTCGCGCTCTATATTATGGGGCTTGCTTCACCGCAGCTCCATCAGACGCTTAGCGCGCAGGGCACCTCAGCCCTGATATGGTGGTATGCCTCAATGCTGTGCGCGATGGCGATGTGGGGATATACACTCTGGCTGACTATCGCTTTTTTCAAACGCCGTCAGGGCGTGCCGCGCCACTATATTATCTGGCTGCTGCTCACTGTGCTGTTGGCGATAAAATCGTTCGCGTTCTCGCCAGTCAGCGATGCGCTGGCAGTGCGCCAGTTGCTGTTCCCGCTTCTGGCCGCAGCACTTCTGGTGCCTTATTTCAAACGCTCGGTGCGCGTAAAGCAGACGTTTGTCAGGGCAAAATAA
- the ydgT gene encoding transcription modulator YdgT, which yields MTVQDYLLKFRKISTLESLEKLFDHLNYTLTDNQEIINMYRAADHRRAELVSGGRLYDLGQVPKTVWRYVQ from the coding sequence ATGACCGTTCAGGACTATTTATTAAAGTTTCGTAAAATCAGCACGCTTGAAAGTCTGGAGAAATTGTTCGATCACCTTAATTACACGCTCACTGACAATCAGGAAATTATCAATATGTACCGGGCTGCGGACCATCGTCGCGCGGAGCTGGTGTCAGGCGGGCGTCTGTATGACTTAGGGCAAGTGCCGAAAACCGTCTGGCGCTATGTCCAGTAA
- a CDS encoding oxidoreductase: protein MNDKVRVGLIGYGYASKTFHAPLIAGTPGMELAAVSSSDAAKVHADWPGMPVVSDPKQLFNNPHLDLIVIPTPNDTHFPLAKAALEAGKHVVVDKPFTVTLSQARELETLAKSLGLVLSVFHNRRWDSDFLTLKQIINEGQIGEIAYFESHFDRFRPQVRDRWREQAGPGSGIWYDLAPHLLDQTVQLFGLPVSIYVDLAELRPSAQATDYFHAVLAYPERRVVLHGTMLAAAESARYIVHGTRGSYVKFGLDPQEERLKAGARPPQENWGYDMRDGVLTLARGDLLDEQTLLTVPGNYPAYYAAVRSAIRGEGENPVPASQAIVVMELIEAGIESAKRRTAICLRG, encoded by the coding sequence ATGAACGATAAGGTCCGGGTAGGATTAATTGGCTACGGCTACGCCAGCAAAACGTTTCACGCGCCGCTTATCGCGGGCACGCCTGGGATGGAGCTTGCTGCCGTCTCCAGCAGCGATGCCGCTAAAGTGCACGCTGACTGGCCTGGGATGCCTGTGGTATCAGACCCTAAACAACTGTTTAACAATCCGCATCTTGATCTCATTGTCATTCCCACGCCTAACGATACCCACTTTCCGCTCGCAAAAGCCGCGCTGGAAGCTGGCAAACATGTGGTTGTGGATAAGCCTTTTACGGTCACGCTATCTCAGGCGCGGGAGCTTGAGACGCTCGCAAAAAGTTTGGGGCTCGTACTGTCAGTATTTCACAACCGACGCTGGGACAGCGATTTCCTGACGCTTAAGCAGATCATTAACGAGGGGCAAATCGGAGAGATCGCGTATTTCGAATCTCATTTTGACCGTTTTCGTCCGCAGGTGCGCGATCGCTGGCGCGAACAGGCGGGGCCGGGTAGCGGCATCTGGTACGATCTGGCGCCGCATCTGCTGGACCAGACAGTACAGTTATTCGGGCTGCCGGTGAGTATTTATGTCGATTTAGCAGAGCTTCGCCCAAGCGCGCAAGCCACAGACTATTTCCACGCGGTACTGGCGTACCCGGAGCGGCGTGTCGTGCTGCATGGCACCATGCTGGCCGCGGCGGAATCGGCGCGCTATATCGTTCATGGCACGCGTGGAAGCTATGTAAAATTTGGTCTCGACCCGCAGGAGGAGCGCCTGAAAGCCGGTGCGCGTCCGCCACAAGAGAACTGGGGTTATGACATGCGCGACGGCGTGTTAACGCTTGCCAGGGGCGACTTGCTTGATGAACAGACCCTGCTGACGGTGCCGGGCAACTATCCGGCTTATTATGCGGCGGTGCGTAGCGCCATTCGTGGCGAAGGTGAAAATCCCGTCCCGGCAAGCCAGGCCATTGTCGTGATGGAACTTATCGAAGCTGGCATCGAATCCGCCAAACGCCGCACGGCGATATGTCTGCGCGGTTGA
- a CDS encoding bile acid:sodium symporter family protein: MGWLQRLKIDTFLLIMIGVVVVASLFPCEGNVKTVFEYLTTAAIALLFFMHGAKLSREAILAGMGHWRLHLVVFLSTFVLFPLLGLAMQFIPHSVLPPSLYMGFLYLCALPATVQSAIAFTSVARGNVAAAVCSASASSILGIFLSPVLVGVMMQAQEGDTNTLEAIGKIILQLMVPFVIGHLSRPWIGRWVDKHKKLIGMTDRSSILLVVYVAFSEAVVQGIWHQVTGLALLSVLIVSLVLLAIVLVVNVWTARLLGFNKEDEITIVFCGSKKSLANGVPMANVLFPASQVGIMVLPLMIFHQIQLMVCAVMAQRYARRQANKTGQKASAS; this comes from the coding sequence ATGGGCTGGCTGCAGCGGCTTAAAATCGACACATTTTTACTGATTATGATAGGCGTCGTGGTTGTCGCGTCGCTGTTTCCGTGTGAAGGGAACGTCAAAACAGTCTTTGAATATCTCACGACCGCCGCCATCGCGCTGCTGTTCTTTATGCATGGCGCGAAGCTCTCTCGCGAGGCGATTCTGGCGGGAATGGGACACTGGCGACTGCACCTGGTGGTATTTCTCAGCACCTTTGTGCTCTTTCCACTGCTGGGGCTGGCGATGCAGTTCATTCCGCACAGTGTATTGCCGCCATCGCTCTATATGGGCTTTCTTTATCTGTGCGCATTACCGGCTACCGTGCAATCCGCCATTGCGTTTACGTCTGTTGCGCGCGGCAATGTGGCCGCAGCGGTATGCAGCGCCTCGGCGTCGAGCATCCTTGGTATTTTCCTCTCACCAGTATTAGTGGGCGTGATGATGCAGGCGCAAGAGGGCGATACCAACACGCTTGAAGCCATCGGGAAAATTATCCTGCAACTGATGGTGCCATTTGTCATCGGGCACCTTTCGCGCCCGTGGATTGGCCGTTGGGTCGACAAACATAAAAAACTCATTGGTATGACCGACCGTTCGTCAATTCTGCTGGTGGTTTATGTTGCGTTCAGTGAGGCAGTGGTGCAGGGGATCTGGCATCAGGTCACCGGGCTTGCGCTGCTTTCGGTGCTGATTGTGTCGCTGGTACTGCTGGCGATTGTGCTGGTGGTCAACGTCTGGACGGCACGACTGCTTGGCTTTAATAAAGAAGATGAAATTACCATCGTCTTTTGCGGCTCGAAGAAAAGCCTCGCGAACGGCGTGCCAATGGCGAATGTGCTGTTTCCGGCAAGTCAGGTGGGGATTATGGTGCTACCGCTCATGATTTTCCATCAAATCCAGCTGATGGTGTGTGCCGTTATGGCGCAGCGTTACGCTCGCCGGCAGGCAAATAAAACAGGCCAGAAGGCATCTGCCTCCTGA
- the add gene encoding adenosine deaminase, whose translation MIDTRLPLTDLHRHLDGNIRAQTILDLGRQFNLVLPADTLETLRPHVQITKNEPDLVSFLAKLDWGVKVLGSLDACRRVAYENMEDAARNGLHYVELRFSPGYMAMTHNLPVAGVAEAVIDGVRQGARDFGVEARLIGILSRTFGEEACVAELEGLLAHRDHITALDLAGDELGFPGSLFLNHFNRGRDAGWHITVHAGEAAGPESIWQAIRELGAERIGHGVKAVEDPALMDFLAEQGIGIESCLTSNIQTSTVASLAHHPLKQYLDHQILATINTDDPGVQGVDIGHEYQVAAPAAGLSQAQIRTAQENGLKIAFLTDAEKQALMKKVSAA comes from the coding sequence ATGATTGATACCCGCCTTCCCCTTACCGACCTCCATCGCCATCTTGACGGCAACATCCGCGCCCAAACCATTCTCGACCTGGGCCGCCAGTTTAATCTTGTCCTGCCCGCCGATACGCTGGAGACGCTGCGTCCGCACGTACAGATAACCAAAAATGAACCCGATCTGGTGAGCTTCCTCGCGAAGCTGGACTGGGGTGTGAAAGTGCTTGGCTCCCTGGATGCCTGCCGCCGTGTGGCTTATGAGAATATGGAAGATGCCGCGCGCAACGGCCTGCACTATGTAGAGCTGCGTTTTTCGCCGGGTTATATGGCGATGACGCATAACCTGCCGGTGGCAGGCGTTGCGGAAGCCGTTATTGACGGCGTGCGTCAGGGGGCGCGCGATTTCGGCGTTGAGGCCCGTCTTATCGGCATACTGAGCCGCACTTTTGGGGAAGAGGCATGTGTAGCCGAGCTGGAGGGCTTGCTGGCGCATCGCGACCATATTACCGCGCTGGATCTGGCAGGTGACGAGCTGGGCTTCCCCGGTAGCCTGTTCCTGAATCACTTTAACCGCGGACGCGACGCGGGCTGGCATATTACGGTTCATGCGGGCGAGGCAGCAGGCCCGGAGAGCATCTGGCAGGCCATCCGCGAACTTGGTGCTGAGCGTATCGGTCACGGTGTCAAAGCGGTCGAAGATCCCGCACTGATGGATTTCCTTGCAGAACAGGGTATTGGCATCGAATCCTGCCTGACGTCTAATATCCAGACCAGTACGGTGGCGTCGCTCGCGCATCACCCACTGAAGCAGTACCTTGACCACCAGATCCTCGCGACCATCAATACGGACGATCCGGGCGTTCAGGGCGTGGATATCGGGCATGAATATCAGGTGGCGGCCCCGGCGGCTGGCCTGAGCCAGGCTCAGATCCGCACCGCACAGGAAAATGGCCTGAAAATCGCGTTCCTGACGGATGCAGAAAAACAGGCGTTGATGAAGAAAGTCAGCGCGGCCTAA
- a CDS encoding MalY/PatB family protein — protein sequence MSDFSQAVDRCGTWCTQWDYVADRFGVDSLLPFTISDMDFPTAPCVLNAISTRLMHGVLGYSRWQNPEFIGAIEHWYATRFHCAITRETLVYGPSVIYMVSQLIRQWSAPGDEVLIHTPAYDAFWKTIEGNGRRVLSAPLTQTALGFQCDMNALEARLARPECKIMLLCSPHNPTGKVWRRDELDTMAALCARHGVRVISDEIHMDMVWGEHRHIPWSVTGQGHWALFSSASKSFNIPALTGAWGFIAQEEDRNAYFQALKGRDGLSSPAVLSLVAHIAAYREGAVWLDALRDYLQANLCFVAQQLNGAFAQLNWQPPEATYLAWIDLRPLGIDDDALQKALITREKVAIMPGYTYGEEGRGFLRLNVGCPRSKLEQGVARLICAIRSL from the coding sequence ATGAGTGATTTTTCACAAGCCGTGGATCGCTGCGGCACCTGGTGTACCCAGTGGGATTATGTGGCAGACCGTTTCGGCGTAGACAGTCTCTTGCCTTTTACTATCTCGGACATGGATTTCCCGACGGCGCCGTGCGTGCTGAACGCCATCTCAACGCGCCTTATGCACGGCGTGCTCGGCTACAGCCGGTGGCAAAATCCCGAGTTTATCGGCGCTATCGAACACTGGTACGCGACGCGATTTCATTGCGCTATCACCCGCGAGACGCTGGTATACGGGCCGTCGGTCATTTACATGGTGTCACAGCTGATTCGTCAGTGGTCGGCGCCGGGTGACGAAGTGTTGATCCACACGCCCGCTTATGATGCTTTCTGGAAAACCATTGAAGGGAACGGACGGCGTGTGCTCAGCGCCCCGCTCACCCAAACCGCCCTGGGCTTCCAGTGTGACATGAACGCGCTGGAAGCCCGGCTGGCGCGCCCGGAATGCAAAATCATGCTGCTTTGCAGCCCCCATAACCCGACCGGTAAAGTCTGGCGTCGGGATGAGCTGGACACGATGGCCGCGCTTTGCGCGCGCCACGGCGTGCGGGTGATAAGCGATGAAATCCATATGGATATGGTATGGGGCGAGCACCGGCATATTCCCTGGAGCGTGACAGGTCAGGGTCACTGGGCGCTATTTTCGTCGGCCTCGAAGAGTTTCAACATTCCGGCGCTCACCGGCGCATGGGGGTTTATCGCACAAGAAGAGGATCGTAACGCGTATTTTCAGGCGCTGAAAGGCCGCGACGGGCTCTCTTCCCCCGCGGTACTGTCGCTGGTGGCGCATATTGCCGCCTATCGCGAAGGCGCGGTCTGGCTCGATGCGCTGCGTGATTACCTTCAGGCGAATCTGTGTTTTGTAGCACAGCAACTGAACGGCGCGTTTGCGCAACTTAACTGGCAACCCCCGGAGGCAACATATCTGGCGTGGATCGATTTGCGCCCGCTCGGGATCGATGACGATGCACTACAGAAGGCGCTTATCACGCGCGAGAAGGTCGCTATTATGCCGGGTTATACCTACGGTGAAGAGGGACGCGGCTTTCTTCGGCTCAATGTAGGTTGCCCGCGCAGCAAACTGGAACAGGGTGTGGCGCGGCTTATTTGCGCAATCCGGTCACTTTGA
- the malX gene encoding maltose/glucose-specific PTS transporter subunit IIBC, producing MTAQTGQKITLWGFMQQLGKTFMLPVALLSFCGILMGIGSSLSSHDVITLMPFLGNGVLQLIFTWMSKMGSFAFSFLPVMFCIAIPLGLARENKGVAAFAGFVGYAVMNLAVNFWLTAKGILPSQDAALLKANNVQSVLGIQSIDTGILGAVIAGVIIWLLHERFHKVRLPDALAFFGGTRFVPIVTTVVMGLVGLTIPLIWPFFAKGINALGWLINSAGSFAPMIFGTGERLLLPFGLQHILVALIRFTEAGGTLDVCGQNVSGALTIFQAQLNCPTSHGFAESATRFLSQGKMPAFLGGLPGAALAMYHCARPENRHKIKGLLISGVIACVVGGTTEPLEFLFLFVAPALYLIHALLTGLGFTMMALLGVTIGNTDGNIIDFVVFGVLHGLSTKWYWVPVVAGVWFAVYYAIFRFAIARFNIKTPGREAESATPAVVSSGIIGKSGYDVPAILQALGGADNITSLDNCITRLRLTVKEMARVDSAALKALRAIGVVQLNQHNLQVVIGPQVQSVKDEMDSLMHSVQA from the coding sequence ATGACGGCGCAGACGGGTCAAAAAATTACGCTTTGGGGATTCATGCAGCAGCTCGGCAAAACCTTTATGTTGCCGGTGGCGCTGCTGTCGTTTTGCGGTATTTTGATGGGGATCGGCAGTTCGCTCAGCAGCCATGACGTCATTACGCTCATGCCCTTTCTCGGCAACGGCGTGTTACAGCTTATCTTTACCTGGATGAGCAAAATGGGCTCGTTTGCCTTCAGCTTTCTGCCGGTGATGTTTTGTATTGCTATCCCACTGGGACTTGCGCGTGAGAACAAAGGCGTGGCGGCGTTTGCCGGGTTTGTAGGCTATGCCGTGATGAACCTGGCGGTTAATTTCTGGCTGACCGCTAAAGGGATCCTCCCGTCGCAGGACGCTGCGCTTTTGAAAGCAAACAACGTGCAGTCGGTGCTCGGCATCCAGTCTATCGATACCGGTATTCTCGGCGCGGTGATCGCAGGCGTCATCATCTGGCTGCTGCATGAGCGTTTTCATAAAGTACGCCTGCCGGATGCGCTGGCCTTCTTCGGTGGCACACGGTTTGTTCCTATCGTCACAACCGTCGTGATGGGCCTGGTGGGTCTGACCATTCCGCTCATCTGGCCTTTCTTTGCGAAAGGCATTAACGCGCTGGGATGGCTTATCAACAGTGCTGGCAGCTTCGCACCGATGATTTTCGGCACCGGCGAGCGCCTCCTGCTGCCGTTCGGCTTGCAGCATATTCTTGTCGCACTGATCCGCTTTACGGAGGCTGGCGGCACGCTGGACGTTTGCGGGCAGAACGTGTCGGGCGCGTTGACGATTTTCCAGGCGCAGCTTAACTGCCCGACCTCACACGGCTTTGCCGAAAGCGCGACCCGTTTCCTCTCCCAGGGCAAAATGCCTGCCTTCCTGGGTGGCCTGCCTGGCGCTGCGCTGGCGATGTATCACTGCGCGCGTCCAGAAAACCGACATAAAATCAAAGGGCTGTTGATATCAGGCGTCATCGCCTGCGTGGTTGGCGGCACGACGGAGCCGCTCGAATTCCTGTTCCTGTTTGTGGCGCCAGCGCTCTATCTTATCCACGCGCTGCTGACCGGTCTGGGCTTTACCATGATGGCGCTGCTTGGCGTTACCATTGGCAATACCGACGGCAATATTATCGATTTTGTTGTGTTTGGCGTGCTACATGGTCTGTCGACCAAATGGTACTGGGTGCCGGTGGTGGCGGGCGTCTGGTTCGCGGTCTATTACGCGATTTTCCGCTTCGCCATTGCCCGTTTCAATATTAAAACGCCAGGCCGCGAGGCCGAGAGCGCGACGCCTGCCGTCGTTTCCTCAGGCATTATCGGGAAATCAGGCTATGACGTTCCTGCCATTCTCCAGGCGCTGGGGGGCGCTGATAATATTACCTCGCTTGATAATTGCATTACCCGCCTGCGCCTGACAGTCAAAGAGATGGCGCGCGTAGACAGCGCTGCGCTTAAGGCGCTGCGTGCCATCGGCGTGGTACAGCTCAATCAGCATAATTTACAGGTGGTCATCGGCCCGCAGGTGCAGTCGGTGAAAGACGAAATGGACAGCCTGATGCATTCGGTGCAGGCGTAA